In Rhodothermus marinus DSM 4252, a single genomic region encodes these proteins:
- a CDS encoding YaiO family outer membrane beta-barrel protein, producing the protein MRTLLTIGCCWLLTLPAAAQTLPRWGLTTFYTYEALNEQHPAWHVGYLGLQRRFARQTLIADVTTHRRFNRNDVALGLEGWSDLWSGAYGNLRLQYTPEARFLPDVEAYVEVYQTVGAWELALSARPRFFPDDTVPTFGLALARYEGNWYLRTRTLLTALAGHLNWTQTFMARRYRQPPLDFIDLQAGFGRGVEIVDVGPVLQAVRTYFVAARVQRFVTRTLGLSVGLSYSNDDLFTRRGLSLGLLHRW; encoded by the coding sequence CTGGCTGCTGACGCTCCCGGCCGCTGCCCAGACGCTCCCGCGCTGGGGCCTGACGACTTTCTACACCTACGAGGCGCTGAACGAGCAGCACCCGGCCTGGCACGTGGGTTACCTGGGGCTCCAGCGACGGTTTGCCCGGCAAACGCTGATCGCCGACGTGACCACCCACCGTCGATTCAACCGAAACGACGTGGCGCTGGGTCTGGAGGGCTGGTCGGATCTCTGGTCGGGCGCCTACGGCAATCTGCGGCTGCAGTACACGCCGGAAGCCCGCTTTCTGCCCGACGTCGAAGCCTACGTCGAAGTGTACCAGACCGTAGGGGCCTGGGAGCTGGCTCTCTCGGCCCGCCCGCGCTTCTTTCCGGACGACACGGTGCCCACCTTCGGGCTGGCGCTGGCCCGCTACGAAGGCAACTGGTACCTGCGCACGCGCACGCTGCTGACCGCGCTGGCGGGTCATCTGAACTGGACGCAGACCTTCATGGCCCGACGCTACCGGCAACCCCCGCTGGACTTCATCGACCTGCAGGCCGGCTTCGGGCGCGGTGTAGAGATTGTCGATGTGGGACCGGTGCTGCAGGCCGTACGCACCTACTTCGTGGCCGCTCGCGTGCAGCGGTTCGTCACCCGCACGCTGGGCCTGTCGGTCGGCCTCAGCTACAGCAACGACGATCTATTCACGCGGCGGGGTCTTTCGCTCGGGCTGCTGCACCGCTGGTAG
- the dtd gene encoding D-aminoacyl-tRNA deacylase: MVALVQRVSEASVEVDGQITGAIGTGLLILLGVHRDDTEAEADWLARKCANLRIFPDEAGKMNRSLRDIGGEALVVSQFTLYGDASRGHRPSFTESAPPEKAEPLYRYFVAQLSKELGRPVPTGVFGAMMRVRLVNDGPVTLWVERKPKNALS, from the coding sequence ATGGTTGCATTAGTGCAGCGCGTTTCGGAAGCTTCGGTGGAAGTGGATGGCCAGATCACCGGGGCCATCGGAACGGGCCTGCTGATTCTGCTGGGCGTGCATCGTGACGATACAGAGGCCGAGGCCGACTGGCTGGCCCGCAAGTGCGCCAACCTCCGGATCTTTCCGGATGAGGCGGGCAAAATGAACCGGTCGCTGCGCGACATCGGCGGCGAGGCGCTCGTCGTGTCGCAATTCACGCTCTACGGCGACGCCTCGCGTGGGCACCGGCCCTCGTTTACCGAATCGGCTCCGCCCGAAAAGGCCGAGCCGCTCTATCGGTACTTTGTGGCGCAGCTTTCGAAGGAGCTGGGACGGCCGGTGCCGACGGGCGTCTTTGGCGCCATGATGCGTGTGCGGCTGGTCAACGACGGGCCCGTCACGCTCTGGGTGGAACGTAAACCGAAGAACGCGTTGTCATGA
- the rdgB gene encoding RdgB/HAM1 family non-canonical purine NTP pyrophosphatase, which produces MEKASQPITLVLATRNPGKLAELQAMLADLPVQLRAATDFPGAPEVKEDAATLEGNAARKARALQEFTGLPALADDTGLEVEALGGAPGVHSARFAGPTATDADNRALLLERLKGVENRRARFRTVLAFAPDARTLHLFEGICPGWILEEERGSGGFGYDPLFVPEGHTQTFAEMSMEEKNRISHRGQALRAFVSFLREWLNEQER; this is translated from the coding sequence ATGGAAAAAGCTTCGCAGCCTATCACGCTGGTACTGGCCACGCGCAATCCCGGCAAGCTGGCCGAGTTGCAGGCGATGCTGGCCGATCTGCCGGTTCAGCTTCGCGCAGCCACCGATTTTCCCGGTGCTCCCGAAGTGAAGGAAGATGCGGCCACGCTCGAAGGCAATGCGGCGCGCAAGGCCCGGGCGTTGCAGGAATTCACCGGCCTGCCCGCACTGGCCGACGATACGGGCCTGGAAGTCGAGGCGCTGGGCGGCGCACCGGGCGTTCATTCGGCCCGCTTTGCCGGACCGACGGCTACCGACGCCGACAACCGGGCGCTGCTCCTGGAGCGCCTGAAAGGTGTCGAGAACCGCCGGGCCCGCTTCCGGACGGTACTGGCCTTCGCGCCGGATGCCCGCACGCTCCATCTGTTCGAGGGCATCTGTCCCGGGTGGATTCTGGAAGAAGAGCGGGGCAGTGGCGGCTTCGGCTACGACCCGCTCTTCGTGCCGGAAGGGCACACGCAGACGTTCGCCGAAATGTCCATGGAAGAGAAAAACCGCATCAGCCATCGCGGGCAGGCGTTGCGGGCGTTTGTTAGCTTTCTCCGTGAATGGCTGAACGAACAGGAGCGCTGA
- the floA gene encoding flotillin-like protein FloA (flotillin-like protein involved in membrane lipid rafts), with protein sequence MEFLFSSGLILLVLIVAGLALFFYFVPVGLWITAYFSGVRLKLLRDLVGMRLRKVPPHLIVKPLITAHKAGIYLETAQLEAHYLAGGNVQKVVNALISADKANIDLTFERAAAIDLAGRDVYEAVQVSVNPKVIETPPVSAVAKDGIQVRAIARVTVRANIERLVGGAGEETIIARVGEGIVSTIGSADSHKEVLENPDRISKTVLEKGLDAGTAFEILSIDIADVDVGENIGAKLQTDQAEADLRVARAKAEERRAAAVAREQEMRALVQEMRAKVVEAEAEIPKAIAEALRNGNLGVLDYYNLRNIQADTEMRRAISGATEEDADGA encoded by the coding sequence ATGGAATTCCTGTTCTCTTCCGGCCTGATTCTGCTGGTGCTCATCGTGGCCGGACTGGCGCTGTTCTTCTACTTTGTGCCGGTCGGCCTCTGGATTACGGCCTATTTCTCGGGCGTCCGGCTCAAGCTGCTGCGCGATCTGGTGGGCATGCGGCTGCGCAAGGTGCCGCCGCATCTGATCGTCAAGCCGCTCATCACGGCGCACAAGGCGGGCATCTATCTGGAGACGGCCCAGCTCGAAGCGCACTACCTGGCGGGCGGTAACGTGCAGAAGGTGGTCAACGCCCTCATCTCCGCCGACAAGGCCAACATCGACCTGACCTTCGAGCGGGCGGCCGCCATCGATCTGGCCGGACGCGACGTGTACGAGGCAGTGCAGGTGTCGGTCAACCCCAAGGTGATCGAAACGCCGCCCGTCTCGGCCGTGGCCAAGGACGGCATTCAGGTGCGGGCCATCGCCCGCGTGACCGTGCGGGCGAACATCGAACGCCTGGTGGGTGGCGCCGGCGAGGAGACGATCATCGCGCGCGTGGGTGAGGGTATCGTCTCGACGATCGGCTCGGCCGATTCGCACAAGGAGGTGCTGGAAAATCCGGACCGCATTTCGAAGACCGTGCTCGAGAAGGGGCTGGATGCCGGCACCGCCTTCGAGATCCTGTCGATCGACATTGCCGACGTGGATGTCGGCGAAAACATCGGGGCCAAGCTGCAGACCGACCAGGCCGAGGCCGACCTGCGCGTGGCACGCGCCAAGGCCGAAGAGCGGCGGGCGGCCGCCGTGGCGCGGGAGCAGGAAATGCGGGCGCTCGTGCAGGAGATGCGGGCCAAGGTGGTCGAGGCCGAGGCCGAGATCCCGAAGGCGATTGCCGAGGCGCTGCGCAACGGCAACCTGGGCGTGCTCGACTACTACAACCTGCGCAACATCCAGGCCGACACCGAGATGCGCCGGGCCATCAGCGGCGCGACCGAGGAGGACGCGGACGGCGCCTGA
- a CDS encoding amidohydrolase translates to MLLLPMQARGQADYVLVNGRLYTVDPAQPVAEAMAVRGDRILMVGTTAQLTAAYPDAPHIDLQGRAVVPGFIDAHAHLMGLGLSRLRADLTGTRSVEEILERLREFARQLPEGAWLLGRGWDQNDWPVKEFPTRQMLDEIFPERPVWLVRIDGHAAWANTAAIRRANPALLTEQIPDPEGGHIVRDAEGRLTGVFIDEAMDLIARHIPPPSEAELEEALRRAVAEANRFGLTGVHDAGASLKTIQGYRRAVDDGTLTLRLYVMVDGLGEAFDYFCEHGPLLDYGGRLTVRSVKFYIDGALGSRGAALLADYSDDPGNRGLLRHEPEVFADMVQRAMKCGFQVNTHAIGDRGVRVVLDAYEKALRTLGRTVGRHRVEHAQVVAPEDFARFAELDLIASMQPTHATSDMYWAEDRLGPERVRGAYAWRTFLEHGVRLAFGSDFPVELANPLLGFYAAITRQDAEGWPEGGWYPEQRLTREEALRAFTLDAAYAAFQEHELGSLTPGKYADFVVLSHDIMTVPPEQILQTRVLATFFGGRCVYHDPEAAGLCPASP, encoded by the coding sequence ATGCTGCTACTTCCCATGCAGGCGCGCGGACAGGCCGACTACGTGCTGGTCAACGGACGGCTCTACACGGTCGATCCCGCACAGCCGGTGGCCGAGGCCATGGCCGTGCGGGGCGATCGCATCCTGATGGTAGGTACTACCGCGCAACTGACGGCCGCCTATCCCGACGCGCCGCACATCGACCTGCAGGGCCGCGCCGTCGTGCCGGGATTCATCGACGCACATGCCCACCTGATGGGGCTGGGCCTGAGTCGCCTGCGGGCCGATCTGACCGGCACGCGCTCCGTCGAGGAAATCCTGGAGCGTTTGCGGGAGTTCGCCCGTCAGCTTCCCGAAGGTGCCTGGCTGCTGGGCCGGGGCTGGGACCAGAACGACTGGCCCGTGAAGGAATTCCCCACGCGACAGATGCTAGACGAGATCTTTCCGGAGCGGCCGGTCTGGCTGGTGCGCATCGACGGACACGCCGCCTGGGCCAACACGGCCGCCATCCGACGGGCCAATCCGGCACTGCTCACCGAGCAGATTCCCGATCCCGAGGGCGGACACATTGTGCGCGATGCCGAAGGGCGTCTCACGGGCGTGTTCATCGACGAGGCGATGGACCTGATCGCCCGCCACATCCCGCCGCCTTCGGAGGCCGAGCTGGAAGAAGCCTTGCGCCGGGCCGTGGCCGAGGCCAACCGCTTCGGACTGACGGGCGTGCACGACGCCGGGGCCAGCCTGAAGACCATCCAGGGCTATCGGCGAGCCGTGGACGACGGGACGCTGACGCTTCGGCTTTACGTGATGGTGGACGGTCTCGGGGAGGCGTTCGACTACTTCTGTGAGCACGGGCCCCTGCTGGACTACGGCGGGCGGCTGACCGTGCGCTCCGTCAAGTTCTACATCGACGGGGCCCTGGGCAGTCGGGGGGCTGCACTGCTGGCGGATTACAGCGACGATCCGGGTAACCGTGGATTGCTGCGCCACGAGCCCGAGGTGTTTGCTGACATGGTGCAGCGAGCGATGAAGTGCGGCTTCCAGGTCAACACGCACGCCATCGGCGACCGGGGCGTGCGCGTGGTGCTGGATGCCTACGAGAAAGCGCTGCGCACGCTGGGACGCACGGTGGGGCGGCACCGCGTGGAGCATGCCCAGGTGGTGGCGCCGGAGGATTTTGCGCGTTTTGCCGAGCTGGACCTGATCGCGTCGATGCAACCGACGCACGCCACCAGCGACATGTACTGGGCCGAAGACCGACTGGGGCCCGAGCGCGTGCGCGGCGCCTACGCCTGGCGCACGTTCCTGGAGCACGGCGTGCGGCTGGCTTTCGGCTCTGATTTCCCCGTCGAGTTGGCCAATCCGCTGCTGGGCTTCTATGCGGCGATCACGCGGCAGGACGCCGAGGGCTGGCCGGAAGGTGGCTGGTATCCCGAGCAGCGACTCACCCGCGAGGAAGCGCTCCGCGCCTTTACGCTCGACGCCGCCTATGCCGCCTTTCAGGAGCACGAGCTGGGCTCGCTGACGCCCGGCAAGTATGCCGATTTCGTCGTGCTTTCACACGACATCATGACCGTGCCGCCGGAGCAAATCCTGCAAACCCGGGTGCTGGCCACCTTTTTCGGGGGGCGGTGCGTCTACCACGACCCTGAAGCCGCCGGCCTGTGCCCGGCTTCGCCGTGA
- the moaC gene encoding cyclic pyranopterin monophosphate synthase MoaC, with the protein MTDELQTPAYALTHLNPEGGVRMVDVSVKGLTVRTAVASGRVIVPPEVLRAITENQVRKGDVLTVAQIAGIMGAKQTSLLIPLCHHVNLTAVDLELKPNEETNSIEIRAYTKATGPTGVEMEALTAVSIAALTIYDMCKSLSKEIVITDIQLLAKTGGASGDYRKTPSRAE; encoded by the coding sequence ATGACCGACGAACTGCAGACACCGGCCTACGCGCTGACGCACCTGAATCCGGAAGGGGGCGTGCGCATGGTGGACGTCTCGGTTAAAGGACTGACCGTGCGGACGGCCGTGGCCAGCGGACGCGTGATCGTACCGCCGGAGGTGCTCCGAGCCATCACCGAAAATCAGGTGCGCAAGGGCGACGTGCTGACGGTGGCCCAGATTGCGGGCATCATGGGCGCCAAGCAGACCAGCCTGCTCATCCCGCTCTGCCATCACGTGAACCTGACGGCTGTCGACCTGGAACTGAAACCCAACGAAGAAACGAACAGCATCGAAATTCGCGCCTACACGAAAGCCACCGGTCCGACCGGCGTCGAGATGGAGGCGCTGACGGCCGTCTCGATCGCGGCGCTGACCATCTACGACATGTGCAAATCGCTCTCGAAAGAAATTGTTATTACCGACATCCAGCTATTGGCCAAAACCGGAGGCGCCAGCGGGGATTACCGGAAGACGCCATCCCGCGCTGAGTAA
- the rpsU gene encoding 30S ribosomal protein S21 has protein sequence MARPGVGIKVRENEPIDRVLRRFKRAVNRSKILREYRQHMFYIKPSEQRRIERQKALRNARRHSHQS, from the coding sequence TTGGCACGCCCGGGTGTAGGCATCAAAGTACGCGAGAACGAGCCGATCGACCGTGTGCTGCGGCGCTTCAAGCGCGCCGTCAACCGCAGCAAGATTCTGCGCGAGTACCGCCAGCACATGTTCTATATCAAGCCTTCCGAGCAGCGTCGCATCGAGCGTCAGAAGGCGCTGCGCAACGCCCGCCGGCATTCGCACCAGTCGTAA
- a CDS encoding GWxTD domain-containing protein: MRLPFAKTCWHFVVGLLLLAGKAHAQAELPFFLEAINVPATAPPGQTRVDLYVAVPYQTLQFLQVERGFRATYNLQVEIYRLEGADQRRFVRRAGWQRQVAVTDFAATRSAETRDLSMYTFNLAPGRYELVVQLEDLATRRLLSRTLEARVRSLDASVALSDPLLLDRYDSTQQAMVPHVGQTVSTDRSSLPVFYELAVRQPQRVQLVHELVRPERRSGWPLIGPLLGIGRGEEYRVIYQHAVWKTLTAGSLAQVHTIPLPEGLEAGAYLLRIRALNPEGEELAVVEKPFTAVWSGLLAQVQDLDEAIEQLRYIAKQKDIDYIKAGKTPEERWQRFLSFWKKRDPTPGTPRNEQMEEFYYRVALANRKFGGRRPGWQTDRGHIVVLFGEPDFVERRESSQPLEIWHYQRLGRRFIFIDRTGRGDFELLEPIWESPSRIR, translated from the coding sequence ATGCGTTTGCCATTCGCAAAGACGTGCTGGCACTTCGTCGTCGGCCTGTTGCTGCTGGCGGGGAAGGCGCATGCGCAGGCGGAGCTTCCCTTCTTTCTGGAGGCGATCAACGTCCCGGCCACCGCACCGCCCGGCCAGACGCGGGTCGATCTGTACGTGGCCGTTCCCTATCAGACACTTCAATTCCTGCAGGTCGAGCGCGGCTTTCGGGCGACCTACAACCTGCAGGTAGAGATCTACCGGCTCGAGGGAGCCGATCAGCGGCGGTTTGTCCGGCGGGCTGGCTGGCAGCGTCAGGTGGCGGTGACCGACTTTGCAGCCACGCGCAGCGCCGAGACCCGGGACCTTTCGATGTACACGTTCAACCTGGCGCCCGGTCGCTACGAGCTGGTCGTGCAACTCGAAGATCTGGCCACGCGACGATTGCTCAGCCGGACGTTGGAGGCGCGCGTGCGCAGCCTGGATGCGTCGGTGGCGCTGAGCGATCCGCTTCTGCTGGATCGCTACGATTCCACGCAGCAAGCGATGGTGCCCCACGTGGGTCAGACGGTGTCCACCGACCGTTCAAGCCTTCCGGTCTTTTACGAACTGGCCGTGCGCCAGCCGCAGCGCGTGCAGCTCGTGCATGAACTGGTGCGTCCCGAACGGCGCAGCGGCTGGCCGCTGATCGGTCCGCTGCTGGGCATCGGTCGCGGCGAGGAATACCGGGTGATCTACCAGCACGCCGTCTGGAAGACGCTCACGGCCGGTAGCCTCGCGCAGGTGCACACCATTCCACTGCCGGAAGGTCTGGAGGCCGGCGCCTACCTGCTCCGCATCCGGGCGCTGAATCCGGAAGGCGAAGAGCTGGCCGTGGTCGAAAAACCGTTTACGGCCGTCTGGAGCGGGCTGCTGGCGCAGGTGCAGGATCTCGACGAAGCCATCGAACAGCTCCGCTACATCGCCAAGCAGAAAGACATCGACTACATCAAAGCGGGCAAGACGCCCGAAGAGCGCTGGCAACGTTTTCTGAGCTTCTGGAAAAAGCGCGATCCCACGCCCGGTACGCCCCGCAACGAACAGATGGAAGAGTTTTACTACCGGGTGGCGCTGGCCAATCGGAAGTTCGGCGGGCGTCGGCCGGGCTGGCAGACCGATCGGGGACACATCGTCGTGCTTTTCGGCGAGCCGGATTTCGTCGAGCGTCGCGAAAGCTCGCAGCCGCTGGAAATCTGGCACTATCAGCGACTGGGACGCCGCTTCATCTTTATCGACCGCACCGGTCGGGGCGACTTCGAACTGCTCGAACCCATCTGGGAAAGCCCTTCGCGGATCCGCTGA
- a CDS encoding multifunctional oxoglutarate decarboxylase/oxoglutarate dehydrogenase thiamine pyrophosphate-binding subunit/dihydrolipoyllysine-residue succinyltransferase subunit, with amino-acid sequence MSTLGFNTGYVEELYRQYLENPESVSESWREFFADYRPGESFVAARETTQAPAEVPAAVGRPGGDGAAPEEAVSELAPEEVEEHPLRGPAARIVENMEASLKVPTATSVRTISVRLLAENRALINDYQRHVGGEKVSFTHLIAWAVVQALKAFPNMNSTFRRDDGTPIHVQPKTINLGIAIDLERRGKRMLLVPNIKHADRMNFAQFLGAYNDIVARARDGRLDVSDFQGTTATITNPGMIGTVMSVPRLMAGQGVIVGVGAIGYPPEYAALPSDMLSRLGLSQVMTITSTYDHRVIQGAESGAFLAYIDELLQGQHEFYERVFADLGIPYQPYRLAKDTTPLLGGLENGEELTMIQKQAAVLQLIRAYRVRGHLQADINPLGYEWKYHPELDPATYGLTIWDLDRQFVTGGLGGKDVAPLREILDILRQTYTRKIGIEYMHISDPTERRWLQERIEPVRAADPISPDMRRRILQKLNAAEAFERFLHTKYIGHKRFSLEGAESLIPILDTILSDAADQEVEEVVIGMAHRGRLNVLANILGKPYEVIFSEFEGNIDPNTTQGSGDVKYHLGAKGVHRSPSGNEVKITLASNPSHLEAVDPVVEGMVRAKQDQLRRQRAEAPGGDYYDAVIPILIHGDAAFAGQGVVAETLNLSQLRGYKTGGTIHIVVNNQIGFTTAPADARSSTYATDIARMIQAPIFHVNGDDPEACVRVARLALDYRQVFNKDVVIDLVCYRVHGHNEADEPTYTQPLLYKKIAQKRSVRKLYTEMLLRRGDMTPEEAERMLDDYQARLQEAFERTKNLKERDPREVVEQLRKKAEDDAPLPEVETAARREDLEAVVQALVNLPDGFHVHPKLERQFKRRESLFFKEKKIDWAFAEALAFGTLLLEGSPVRLSGQDSRRGTFSQRHAVLYDQETGEEYIPLNHIREGQAELLIYDSLLSEYAVCGFEYGYSVASPETLVLWEAQFGDFANGAQIVFDQFISAAEEKWGQQSGLVCLLPHGYEGQGPEHSSARLERFLQLCAQQNMIVGNLTTPANYFHVLRRQARMPVKKPLVLMTPKSLLRHPLAVSTPEELWSGRFREVYPAETDPAETRRLIFCSGKIYYDLLEVLLQDENLRRQIGLVRVEQFYPFPKAAIQAELERYRNVTDVVWVQEEPANMGAWFYMQPRLNAMLEALHGDCNRRVRYVGRPASASPATGSAKVHQVEQETVVREALTL; translated from the coding sequence GTGAGCACCCTGGGCTTCAATACCGGATACGTCGAAGAACTCTATCGCCAGTATCTGGAAAATCCAGAAAGCGTCAGCGAGAGCTGGCGGGAATTTTTTGCCGACTACAGGCCGGGCGAATCGTTCGTTGCCGCCCGGGAAACGACCCAGGCGCCGGCCGAGGTGCCCGCGGCGGTGGGGCGTCCGGGGGGTGATGGGGCCGCGCCGGAAGAAGCGGTGAGCGAGTTGGCGCCCGAGGAGGTCGAAGAGCATCCACTGCGCGGACCGGCCGCCCGGATCGTCGAAAACATGGAGGCCAGCCTGAAGGTGCCGACGGCCACCTCGGTACGTACCATCTCGGTGCGGTTGCTGGCCGAGAACCGGGCGCTCATCAATGACTACCAGCGGCACGTCGGCGGCGAGAAGGTCTCCTTCACGCATCTGATCGCCTGGGCGGTGGTGCAGGCGCTCAAGGCGTTCCCCAACATGAATTCGACCTTCCGGCGGGACGACGGCACGCCGATCCACGTGCAGCCGAAAACGATCAACCTGGGGATCGCCATCGACCTGGAGCGGCGCGGCAAGCGCATGCTGCTGGTGCCCAACATCAAGCACGCCGATCGCATGAACTTCGCCCAGTTTCTGGGCGCCTATAACGACATCGTCGCCCGGGCGCGCGACGGGCGGCTCGACGTGTCGGACTTCCAGGGCACCACGGCGACCATCACCAACCCCGGCATGATCGGGACGGTGATGAGCGTGCCGCGCCTGATGGCCGGTCAGGGCGTGATCGTGGGCGTGGGCGCCATCGGCTACCCGCCCGAATATGCCGCGTTGCCGTCGGACATGCTCAGCCGCCTGGGCCTCTCCCAGGTGATGACGATCACTTCCACCTACGACCACCGCGTCATCCAGGGGGCCGAAAGCGGCGCGTTTCTGGCCTACATCGACGAGCTGCTGCAGGGCCAGCACGAATTCTACGAGCGCGTCTTCGCCGATCTGGGCATTCCCTACCAGCCCTATCGCCTGGCCAAAGACACGACGCCGCTGCTGGGCGGGCTCGAAAACGGCGAAGAGCTGACCATGATTCAGAAGCAGGCGGCCGTGCTGCAGCTCATCCGGGCCTACCGGGTGCGCGGCCACCTGCAGGCCGACATCAACCCGCTCGGCTACGAGTGGAAGTACCATCCCGAGCTGGATCCGGCCACCTACGGCCTGACCATCTGGGACCTGGACCGCCAGTTCGTCACCGGCGGGCTGGGCGGCAAAGATGTGGCGCCGCTGCGCGAGATCCTGGACATCCTGCGCCAGACCTACACGCGCAAGATCGGGATCGAGTACATGCACATCTCGGATCCGACCGAGCGGCGCTGGCTCCAGGAACGCATCGAGCCGGTGCGGGCGGCCGATCCGATCTCGCCCGACATGCGGCGGCGCATCCTGCAGAAGCTCAACGCGGCCGAGGCGTTCGAGCGCTTCCTGCACACGAAATACATCGGCCACAAGCGCTTCTCGCTGGAAGGCGCCGAGTCGCTCATTCCGATCCTTGACACGATTCTTTCCGACGCGGCCGACCAGGAAGTCGAGGAGGTGGTCATCGGGATGGCCCATCGCGGCCGCCTGAACGTGCTGGCCAACATCCTGGGCAAGCCCTACGAGGTGATCTTCTCCGAGTTCGAGGGCAACATCGACCCGAACACCACCCAGGGCTCGGGCGACGTGAAGTATCACCTGGGCGCTAAAGGCGTGCACCGCTCGCCCAGCGGCAACGAGGTCAAGATTACGCTGGCGTCCAATCCGAGCCACCTGGAGGCGGTCGATCCGGTCGTCGAGGGCATGGTGCGCGCCAAGCAGGACCAGCTCCGGCGGCAGCGGGCCGAGGCGCCGGGTGGCGACTACTACGATGCGGTCATCCCCATCCTGATTCACGGCGACGCCGCCTTTGCCGGGCAGGGTGTGGTGGCCGAAACGCTCAACCTGAGCCAGCTCCGGGGCTACAAGACGGGCGGCACCATCCACATTGTCGTCAACAACCAGATCGGATTCACGACGGCGCCGGCCGACGCCCGCAGCTCCACCTACGCCACGGACATCGCCCGAATGATTCAGGCGCCGATCTTCCACGTCAACGGCGACGACCCGGAGGCCTGCGTGCGCGTGGCCCGGCTGGCGCTTGACTACCGGCAGGTGTTCAACAAGGACGTGGTGATCGACCTGGTCTGCTACCGCGTCCACGGCCACAACGAGGCCGACGAACCTACCTACACGCAGCCGCTGCTCTACAAGAAGATCGCGCAGAAGCGCTCGGTCCGGAAGCTCTACACCGAGATGCTGCTGCGCCGGGGCGATATGACGCCCGAAGAGGCCGAGCGGATGCTCGACGACTATCAGGCACGGCTGCAGGAAGCCTTCGAGCGCACGAAGAACCTGAAGGAGCGCGATCCCCGCGAGGTGGTCGAACAGCTTCGCAAAAAGGCCGAAGACGACGCTCCGCTGCCCGAGGTGGAGACGGCCGCCCGCAGGGAAGACCTGGAGGCCGTCGTGCAGGCGCTGGTCAACCTGCCCGATGGCTTCCACGTGCATCCGAAGCTGGAACGCCAGTTCAAGCGGCGTGAAAGTCTTTTCTTCAAGGAAAAGAAGATCGACTGGGCGTTTGCCGAAGCGCTGGCCTTCGGTACGCTGCTGCTCGAAGGCTCGCCCGTGCGCCTGAGCGGCCAGGACTCGCGGCGTGGCACCTTCAGCCAGCGCCATGCCGTGCTCTACGACCAGGAGACCGGCGAGGAATACATCCCGCTCAACCACATCCGCGAGGGACAGGCCGAGCTGCTCATCTACGACAGCCTGCTTTCGGAATATGCCGTGTGCGGGTTCGAGTACGGCTACTCGGTGGCCTCCCCCGAGACGCTCGTGCTCTGGGAGGCGCAGTTCGGCGACTTCGCCAACGGCGCGCAGATCGTCTTCGATCAGTTCATCTCGGCCGCCGAGGAGAAGTGGGGCCAGCAGTCCGGTCTGGTCTGCCTGCTGCCGCACGGCTACGAAGGGCAGGGGCCCGAGCACTCGTCGGCGCGCCTGGAGCGCTTCCTGCAGCTCTGCGCCCAGCAGAACATGATCGTGGGCAACCTGACCACGCCGGCCAACTACTTCCACGTGCTGCGGCGACAGGCCCGGATGCCCGTCAAGAAGCCGCTCGTTCTCATGACGCCCAAGAGCCTGCTGCGGCATCCGCTGGCCGTCTCGACGCCCGAAGAACTCTGGAGCGGCCGTTTCCGTGAAGTCTATCCGGCCGAGACCGATCCGGCCGAAACGCGCCGGCTCATCTTCTGCAGCGGCAAGATCTACTACGATCTGCTGGAGGTGCTGCTGCAGGATGAGAACCTGCGCCGACAGATCGGTCTGGTGCGCGTCGAGCAGTTCTATCCGTTCCCGAAAGCGGCCATCCAGGCCGAGCTGGAGCGCTATCGCAACGTGACCGACGTGGTCTGGGTGCAGGAAGAGCCGGCCAACATGGGCGCCTGGTTCTACATGCAGCCGCGGCTGAATGCGATGCTCGAGGCGCTCCACGGCGACTGCAACCGGCGCGTGCGCTACGTGGGACGCCCGGCCAGCGCCAGTCCGGCCACCGGCAGCGCTAAAGTGCACCAGGTCGAACAGGAGACGGTCGTGCGAGAGGCGCTCACGCTGTAA